From Scyliorhinus torazame isolate Kashiwa2021f chromosome 23, sScyTor2.1, whole genome shotgun sequence, the proteins below share one genomic window:
- the LOC140399740 gene encoding leukocyte immunoglobulin-like receptor subfamily B member 2 isoform X4, with product MMTLWISLLASMPQHKSWLPRRRSSGRPSGGVVAGGLNKPRFSVDSYVIADGESVTFNCSSSQDSPGIAFYLYRQGQSNSVNVKYPAAGMHSVTFTINKIDHSKIGYYTCRYEAEVNRTRLCSTSSDPLSISVRGDDADAVYCETTM from the exons ATGATGACGTTGTGGATATCACTTTTAGCAAGCATGCCGCAACACAAGTCATGGTTGCCCAGGCGGAGAAGCAGTGGCAGACCGTCAGGTGGAGTGGTAGCCGGAG GTCTGAATAAACCACGTTTCTCAGTGGATTCCTATGTTATTGCTGACGGTGAAAGTGTCACGTTTAACTGCTCCAGCTCCCAGGACAGTCCTGGGATTGCATTTTACTTATACAGACAAGGACAATCGAATTCTGTCAACGTTAAATATCCTGCTGCAGGAATGCATTCTGTCACCTTCACCATCAATAAAATCGATCACTCCAAAATAGGATATTATACCTGTCGATATGAAGCGGAGGTGAACAGAACCCGGCTATGCTCGACCTCCAGTGACCCTTTGAGCATCAGTGTAAGAG